A single window of Lathamus discolor isolate bLatDis1 chromosome 20, bLatDis1.hap1, whole genome shotgun sequence DNA harbors:
- the LOC136023923 gene encoding olfactory receptor 6N1-like produces the protein MRSVEQVNKTAVVEFIILGFQSTPEVQCILFLMFLVIYITTVLGNLLIMALVVTDHHLHNPMFFFLGNLSFLETCYTSTILPRMLANFLTNKYVISLQGCFLQYFFFTGLAGAECCLLTVMSYDRYIAICKPLHYTTIMNNRCCLQLASVSWVSGLLASATVTSLMPQLTFCGPNEIDHFFCDFTPVVKLSCSDTHWIELVTFILASLLTLPPFLLTLLSYVCISNTVLRIPSSTGRHKAFSTCSSHLTVVTLFYGTLIVVYLVPKSNTLRDLHKVFSVCYTVLTPLVNPLIYSLRNNNIRKALRTAVNKYSIFHKA, from the coding sequence ATGAGAAGTGTAGAGCAAGTGAATAAAACAGCCGTTGTGGAATTCATCATCCTAGGCTTCCAAAGTACCCCGGAAGTACAATGTATCCTCTTCTTGATGTTTCTAGTGATCTACATTACAACTGTGTTAGGGAACCTCCTGATCATGGCGCTGGTTGTGACTGATCATCACCTTCACAATCCCATGTTCTTTTTCCTGGGGAATCTGTCATTCTTGGAGACCTGTTACACTTCCACCATCCTGCCCAGAATGCTGGCGAATTTCCTGACAAACAAATACGTTATTTCACTTCAGGGTTGCTTTTTGCAGTACTTTTTCTTCACTGGGCTAGCAGGTGCAGAATGTTGTCTCCTGACTGTCATGTCTTATGACCGGTACATCGCGATATGCAAACCATTACATTATACAACAATAATGAATAACCGCTGCTGCCTCCAGTTAGCAAGTGTCTCTTGGGTTAGTGGGCTGTTGGCTAGTGCCACAGTCACCTCTCTGATGCCACAGTTAACATTCTGTGGCCCAAATGAAATTGATCATTTCTTCTGTGACTTCACACCAGTGGTAAAACTCTCCTGCAGTGATACCCATTGGATAGAGCTTGTAACGTTCATCTTGGCCTCCCTTTTGACACTACCCCCGTTTCTCTTGACACTCCTATCTTATGTGTGTATCAGCAACACTGTCCTCAGGATCCCATCCTCCACAGGGAGGCATAAGGCTTTTTCTACTTGTTCTTCCCACCTCACTGTGGTGACACTTTTCTATGGGACCTTGATTGTTGTGTACTTGGTACCAAAGTCAAACACGCTGAGAGACCTCCACAAAGTGTTCTCTGTCTGCTACACAGTTCTGACTCCACTGGTCAATCCCCTCATCTACAGCTTAAGAAATAACAACATAAGGAAGGCTCTGAGGACAGCAGTgaacaaatacagcatttttcatAAGGCATGA
- the DAD1 gene encoding dolichyl-diphosphooligosaccharide--protein glycosyltransferase subunit DAD1 gives MSGAAASGAAGAGSVGSVVRRFLAEYGSGTPSRLKVLDAYLLYVLLTGALQFGYCLGVGTFPFNSFLSGFISAVGSFILGVCLRIQINPQNKGEFQGISPERAFADFLFANTILHLVVINFVG, from the exons ATGTCGGGCGCGGCGGCCTCCGGAGCGGCGGGCGCTGGCTCGGTGGGCTCGGTGGTGCGGCGTTTCCTGGCGGAGTACGGCAGCGGCACGCCGAGCCGCCTCAAGGTGCTGGACGCCTACCTCCTGTACGTGCTGCTCACCGGCGCGCTGCAGTTCGGCTACTGCCTCGGCGTCGGCACCTTCCCCTTCAACTCCTTCCTCAGCGGCTTCATCTCCGCCGTCGGCAGCTTCATCCTCGGCG TCTGCCTCCGGATCCAGATCAATCCCCAGAACAAAGGCGAGTTCCAAGGCATTTCACCAGAGCGAGCGTTTGCTGATTTCCTCTTTGCCAACACCATCCTCCATCTCGTTGTCATCAATTTTGTTGGCTGA